A section of the Prochlorococcus marinus XMU1402 genome encodes:
- a CDS encoding tetratricopeptide repeat protein, whose amino-acid sequence MEIKNNSIGSLYSFFIGSGLVKNDLRYHRQAIEDFKKAVKINPNMFNAYTFMNISYYKLFESNKLNLNDKKEFDQNSKKIDNLLALNHSKETPEEKLLIDSAEKLKQKGRLSKGGYTEESLKECLNIYEKVLQINDTNVDVYEGMAIAKMELGDYEEAIDFYSKVISLKKDSQIAISSLVSRGKLNFNLRNFQSALDDLNRVIDSNYFFPYEYTFNLRARVKRKLGDNKGADEDHKKADRLKKYVEKSKFIKV is encoded by the coding sequence ATGGAAATAAAAAATAATTCAATAGGTTCTCTTTATTCTTTTTTCATAGGATCAGGTTTAGTTAAAAATGACCTTAGATATCACAGACAAGCAATAGAAGATTTTAAAAAAGCAGTAAAAATAAATCCAAACATGTTCAATGCATATACCTTCATGAATATTTCCTATTACAAGTTATTCGAAAGCAATAAATTAAATTTAAATGATAAAAAAGAGTTTGATCAAAACTCAAAAAAAATTGATAATCTATTGGCATTAAATCATTCAAAAGAAACACCAGAAGAAAAATTATTAATTGATTCTGCAGAGAAATTAAAGCAAAAAGGAAGACTTAGTAAAGGTGGTTATACAGAAGAATCCCTTAAGGAGTGTTTGAATATTTATGAAAAAGTTCTGCAAATAAACGATACTAACGTTGATGTATATGAAGGAATGGCAATTGCAAAAATGGAATTGGGTGATTATGAGGAAGCAATTGATTTTTACTCCAAAGTTATAAGTTTAAAAAAAGATTCTCAAATAGCAATCTCATCTCTTGTGAGTAGAGGAAAACTAAATTTTAACCTTAGAAATTTTCAATCTGCTCTAGATGATTTAAATAGAGTTATAGATTCCAACTATTTTTTTCCTTATGAATATACCTTTAATCTACGTGCAAGAGTAAAGCGTAAATTAGGTGATAATAAAGGTGCAGATGAGGATCATAAAAAGGCAGATAGACTCAAAAAGTATGTAGAGAAAAGCAAATTTATTAAGGTGTAG
- a CDS encoding PD-(D/E)XK nuclease family protein: MSEIIKLSRSTVEKYLSCPRCCVLDKKYKIKPPSLPFTLNIAVDNLCKNEFDYYRKIQKPHPLFIEYGIDAVPLKHKDLELWRSNFQGIRYKSIEHNYDFGGAVDDIWQKKNGDLIIVDVKATSRNNFDWSETFNKYEYAKAYKRQLEMYQWLFKKNGFQVAKEAYLLYFNGKKNEELFNNQLNFDVHLIKLDCSTSWVENKIIDTVNLLRSDVFPKPSLNCEYCNYLKKRWQLSIT, translated from the coding sequence ATGAGTGAGATTATTAAATTAAGTCGATCTACTGTCGAGAAATATCTCAGTTGTCCAAGATGTTGTGTACTTGATAAAAAATATAAAATAAAACCACCATCATTACCATTTACTCTAAATATCGCTGTAGATAATTTGTGTAAAAATGAATTTGATTATTACAGAAAAATTCAAAAGCCGCATCCTTTATTTATTGAATATGGTATTGATGCTGTTCCTTTGAAACACAAAGATTTAGAACTTTGGAGAAGTAATTTTCAAGGGATAAGATATAAGTCAATTGAACATAACTATGATTTTGGAGGAGCTGTGGATGATATTTGGCAGAAAAAAAATGGTGATCTTATTATCGTTGATGTAAAAGCAACATCTAGAAATAATTTTGATTGGTCTGAGACTTTTAATAAATATGAATATGCAAAAGCTTATAAGAGACAATTAGAAATGTATCAGTGGCTTTTTAAAAAAAACGGTTTTCAAGTAGCCAAAGAAGCTTATCTTTTATATTTCAATGGAAAGAAAAATGAAGAGTTATTTAATAACCAATTAAATTTTGACGTACATCTAATTAAATTAGATTGTTCTACTTCATGGGTAGAAAATAAGATAATTGATACGGTTAATTTATTACGTTCAGATGTTTTTCCAAAACCTTCCTTAAATTGCGAATACTGTAATTATTTAAAGAAGCGTTGGCAGTTATCGATAACTTAA